In a single window of the Anabas testudineus chromosome 17, fAnaTes1.2, whole genome shotgun sequence genome:
- the snap47 gene encoding synaptosomal-associated protein 47, whose product MNRDVPIHSWPGSYYINSEKRWENGTLSLTRTTVRFVSSQTKESLVSFPLSRIMEIKMESSSFIFSTLTVLEEGNTKHWFGSLKPNRVVVYNVLEHFWRERLLSPSSEARGAESQPSKGRELINLVAGAQRRLEDTGRVLSHQGEQFDNMMQGLEKIDSDLGVADKLLSELESPPWWPFGKLPWKTQQEAKAEDAARAAAAAAASAGRGSGKNKVLTSIPAVVSKGGDSDLKPGCLLVLVSSLEVRDTNCQLLHRFERNEIDEIRVHSPYEITVRQRFIGRPDICFRFLSAKMPEAMSVLEMQYKKKVEFTSEYGAFKATPVSSPCEKEGTNWNEGLLQKCQDIELPLEVPAGELSQLQVHVLQPSVSQAEAQELKQMLMQLKNLALEAETELERQDEVLDVLTSSTDRATMHIEKHTCRMKRLL is encoded by the exons ATGAACCGGGACGTCCCCATCCACAGCTGGCCGGGCTCCTATTACATCAACAGTGAGAAGCGTTGGGAAAATGGCACCCTGTCCCTCACCAGGACCACGGTTCGCTTTGTCTCCAGCCAGACCAAGGAGAGTCTTGTCAGCTTCCCCCTCTCCCGGATCATGGAGATCAAGATGGAGTCATCCAGCTTCATCTTCAGCACCCTCACAGTGCTTGAAGAGGGCAACACCAAACACTGGTTTGGTTCCCTGAAACCGAACCGAGTGGTGGTTTATAATGTGCTGGAACATTTCTGGAGGGAGCGCCTTCTGTCCCCCAGCTCAGAGGCACGAGGGGCAGAGTCTCAACCCTCTAAAGGCAGAGAGTTGATCAACCTGGTTGCAGGAGCCCAGAGAAGACTGGAGGACACTGGCAGAGTCCTGAGTCACCAAGGAGAGCAGTTTGATAACATGATGCAGGGACTGGAGAAGATTGACTCTGACCTGGGCGTGGCTGATAA ACTTTTGTCAGAGCTTGAGTCTCCCCCCTGGTGGCCCTTTGGTAAACTCCCTTGGAAGACTCAACAGGAAGCCAAGGCTGAGGATGCTgcaagagctgcagctgctgctgctgcttcagctggCAGGGGCTCTGGTAAAAATAAAGTGCTCACAAGCATCCCAGCTGTGGTGTCCAAAGGTGGAGACTCAGACTTGAAACCTGGATGCTTGTTGGTGCTGGTGTCCTCATTGGAAGTGCGAGACACAAACTGCCAGCTTCTTCATCGTTTCGAACGTAATGAAATAGATGAAATTCGGGTGCACAGTCCTTATGAGATCACTGTTAGGCAGCGGTTTATAGGGAGGCCAGATATATGCTTCAGGTTCCTGTCTGCTAAGATGCCAGAGGCAATGTCGGTATTAGAGATGCAGTACAAAAAGAAGGTGGAGTTCACAAGTGAATACGGTGCTTTTAAGGCAACTCCAGTTTCATCTCCATGTGAAAAAGAAGGGACAAACTGGAATGAAG GTTTGCTGCAGAAGTGCCAAGATATAGAGCTCCCACTGGAGGTCCCAGCAGGAGAGCTGTCCCAGTTGCAGGTGCATGTTCTCCAGCCATCTGTCAGTCAGGCTGAGGCCCAGGAACTTAAACAG ATGCTGATGCAGCTGAAGAACCTTGCCCTCGAGGCAGAGACGGAGCTGGAACGGCAGGATGAAGTACTGGACGTCCTGACAAGCTCCACGGACCGAGCCACCATgcacatagaaaaacacaccTGCCGTATGAAAAGGCTGCTGTAG
- the jmjd4 gene encoding 2-oxoglutarate and iron-dependent oxygenase JMJD4 has product MDREAYRNCCSLAKIPRQTYEQFWSSHFVDYIDKELSYSKFFKKYLLPNHPCMFSRRFTEDWNCRKQWVTEEGKPNFQKLLQEFAETPVPVANCNAKEYNANPKQVMPFKEFIHYWKEYIQNGHSSPRGCLYLKDWHMSRDSPEHHVYTTPVYFSSDWLNEYWDTLEVDDYRFVYMGPKGSWTPFHADVFRSYSWSANICGRKKWLLYPPGQEEFLRDTHGNLPYDVTSAELRDRGLYPHFEEACQPLEIIQEAGEIIFVPSGWHHQVYNLEDTISINHNWLNGCNIDIMWQFLQNELSSVQKEIDEWRNTMDSWHQHCQVIMKACSGIDYGEFASFLKIIADNRMAFLNACSSGDSSDYPQHLSETLTTLGPYHAAFDLQRVAHIIECLLCNEDFKRLDHSAMTLQPDTMLQQIRDTIQSTRGQHLLYQE; this is encoded by the exons ATGGACAGAGAGGCGTACCGTAACTGCTGCAGCCTGGCCAAAATACCGAGGCAGACGTATGAGCAGTTTTGGTCTTCGCATTTTGTAGATTACATAGATAAGGAGCTGAGCTATTCCAAGTTTTTCAAGAAATACTTGCTTCCCAATCACCCGTGTATGTTTTCAAGACGGTTTACAGAAGATTGGAACTGTAGAAAACAGTGGGTGACTGAGGAAGGAAAGCCTAATTTCcagaagctgctgcaggagtTTG CCGAGACACCTGTTCCTGTTGCAAACTGCAATGCAAAGGAGTACAATGCAAACCCTAAACAGGTTATGCCTTTCAAGGAATTTATTCACTACTGGAAGGAATACATCCAAAATGGGCACTCATCACCTAGAGGATGCCTCTATCTGAAAGACTGGCACATGTCAAG GGACTCTCCAGAACATCACGTCTACACCACACCAGTCTATTTTTCCTCTGACTGGCTTAATGAATACTGGGATACACTTGAGGTGGATGACTACCGGTTTGTCTACATGGGACCTAAAGGCTCATG GACCCCGTTCCATGCTGATGTGTTCCGCTCGTACAGTTGGTCAGCAAACATCTGTGGGAGGAAGAAATGGCTCCTGTATCCCCCGGGCCAGGAGGAGTTTTTACGAGACACTCATGGCAACCTCCCGTATGATGTAACGTCAGCAGAACTTCGAGACAGAGGCCTTTATCCACACTTTGAAGAAGCCTGTCAACCTCTTGAGATTATTCAAGAGGCAGGGGAAATAATTTTTGTGCCCAGTGGCTGGCATCATCAAGTTTATAATCTG GAGGACACAATCTCCATTAATCACAACTGGTTGAATGGCTGCAACATTGACATCATGTGGCAGTTCCTTCAGAATGAGCTGTCATCTGTTCAAAAAGAGATAGACGAGTGGAGAAACACGATGGATTCATGGCATCAGCACTGCCAG GTCATTATGAAGGCCTGCTCTGGTATTGACTATGGGGAATTTGCCTCTTTCCTGAAAATCATTGCTGATAACCGAATGGCTTTCCTGAATGCTTGCTCCTCTGGGGATTCCTCAGATTACCCACAACATCTCTCCGAGACCCTCACCACACTTGGACCTTACCATGCCGCATTTGATCTACAGAGAGTGGCTCACATAATTGAATGTCTACTCTGCAATGAGGACTTTAAGCGACTTGACCATTCAGCAATGACTTTGCAGCCAGACACAATGTTACAGCAAATTCGAGACACCATACAATCCACC